The following are encoded in a window of Ferribacterium limneticum genomic DNA:
- a CDS encoding XrtA/PEP-CTERM system-associated ATPase: MYQSFYGLASKPFQLNPDPAFYFGSKQHRRAQAYLEYGMHQNEGFIVITGEVGAGKTTIVRGLLDSLDPEKIVAAQLVSTQLDADDTLRLVGAAFGLRTKDLAKSDVLMSLEAFLISMTTKGKRCLLVVDEAQNLSARAVEELRMLSNFQYGNQALLQSFLVGQPEFRQILQSPHMMQFRQRVIATCHIGPLDVSETQAYIEHRLHHAGAKDSPSISSAAFEAIFKASSGIPRRINSVCDRLLLFGYLNQQKNFDIADVDEVAREIFEETIGGTTQVSQQYNLNAGGCNSPYSVTTTTGCADASQAPQDLIATLSAEHIAERLARLENSLAQLERINSATLSLMQQFFAKNCTSANPQKENENADA; this comes from the coding sequence ATGTACCAATCTTTCTACGGCCTGGCCAGCAAGCCATTTCAGCTAAATCCTGACCCTGCCTTCTATTTTGGCAGCAAGCAGCACCGTCGTGCTCAAGCCTATCTTGAGTACGGCATGCATCAAAACGAGGGATTCATCGTCATTACGGGCGAAGTGGGTGCAGGAAAGACAACCATCGTCCGTGGTCTGCTTGATAGCCTTGATCCAGAAAAAATTGTTGCTGCCCAGTTGGTCAGCACTCAACTCGATGCTGATGACACACTGCGTCTGGTCGGGGCTGCCTTTGGCTTACGGACGAAGGATCTCGCAAAATCTGACGTTCTGATGTCTCTCGAGGCCTTTCTTATCAGCATGACAACGAAGGGCAAGCGTTGTCTTCTGGTCGTCGACGAAGCGCAGAATCTATCAGCCAGGGCCGTTGAAGAACTGCGCATGCTCTCAAATTTCCAGTATGGAAACCAGGCTCTGCTGCAAAGCTTTCTGGTTGGGCAACCGGAGTTCCGGCAAATTTTGCAGAGTCCTCACATGATGCAGTTTCGCCAGCGCGTGATTGCCACATGCCATATCGGCCCGCTGGATGTCAGCGAAACCCAAGCATATATCGAACACCGACTGCACCACGCCGGTGCCAAGGATTCTCCGAGTATTTCCAGCGCTGCCTTTGAAGCAATTTTCAAGGCCAGCAGCGGCATCCCCCGGCGCATTAACTCCGTTTGCGACCGTTTATTACTGTTCGGCTATCTCAATCAACAGAAAAATTTTGATATAGCGGATGTCGACGAAGTTGCCCGCGAGATTTTCGAGGAAACGATTGGTGGCACAACACAGGTGTCGCAGCAATACAACCTCAACGCAGGGGGTTGCAATTCGCCGTATTCGGTCACGACGACAACAGGCTGTGCGGATGCTTCACAAGCCCCGCAAGACTTGATTGCAACATTGAGCGCTGAACATATAGCCGAGCGGCTGGCCAGGCTGGAGAACAGTCTGGCGCAACTGGAACGGATCAATAGCGCAACACTAAGCCTGATGCAGCAGTTTTTTGCAAAAAACTGCACATCGGCCAATCCGCAAAAAGAAAATGAAAACGCAGATGCCTGA
- a CDS encoding TIGR03016 family PEP-CTERM system-associated outer membrane protein — MKNNSVRLSISCCFIIGCLSSTVSAEPREQGARSIAITPRITLTETWSDNVALSSGQNGKESGLITELAPGIRVDAKTTRLKAYFDYAVRGQFYSTSSGDSRTQNSLNTFGTLEAVTNWLFLDFSGMIAQQAISAFGPQSPSGSNINNNSTETSTYRLSPYIRGQIARIVDYSLRYTWSTTQANASAGSNTELSDWAGQLRGSTPFQNLKWSVDATQQTSTFSQGRTSDAERLYAMVTYTVVPQFRISLSGGTESNNYASLNMETHPTHGYGFDWTPTERTAISAFKETRFFGDGHRYSFNHRFPLSSISYSDTKNVSVLPNQFTTVGIGTVYDLFYPLYYQICAQNPQISSLYPDLDTCAKAGISQLPISSNALVTSDFLRSQATVQRNQQLAMAFQGSRNSLTVMFNRNQSQSLLAFAAVNDDFSQNNTTSIRQRGVTISLSHRFSGLTNLSVMASRQESTGAGSSDLKAKTAMYQANLSSPLGAKTTGSISVRHTEFDSSTNPYTENAIIGTVSVIF, encoded by the coding sequence ATGAAAAATAACTCCGTTCGCCTATCAATCTCTTGCTGTTTCATCATCGGATGCCTTTCAAGCACCGTCTCAGCCGAACCCAGGGAACAAGGCGCCCGCTCCATCGCTATCACGCCACGAATAACATTGACAGAAACATGGAGCGACAACGTAGCATTGAGTAGTGGCCAAAATGGCAAGGAAAGCGGCTTAATCACAGAACTGGCACCCGGAATTCGCGTTGATGCGAAAACGACACGACTCAAGGCCTATTTCGACTACGCTGTACGCGGACAATTTTATTCAACATCGTCTGGAGATAGTCGTACCCAAAACTCTCTAAACACTTTTGGAACGCTTGAAGCGGTGACCAACTGGCTCTTTCTGGACTTCAGCGGCATGATCGCCCAGCAGGCGATCTCGGCATTTGGCCCCCAATCCCCCAGCGGCTCCAACATCAATAACAATAGTACCGAGACATCCACTTACCGCCTTTCGCCCTATATCCGAGGCCAAATTGCTAGGATCGTCGATTACTCACTGCGTTACACCTGGTCTACAACGCAAGCAAACGCTTCGGCGGGATCAAATACTGAACTATCTGACTGGGCCGGACAGTTACGTGGTAGCACTCCATTTCAGAATTTAAAATGGTCAGTCGACGCAACCCAACAGACTTCTACTTTTAGTCAGGGACGTACATCGGATGCCGAACGACTGTACGCCATGGTAACTTACACCGTTGTTCCCCAATTCCGCATTTCGTTGAGTGGGGGCACTGAGTCGAATAACTACGCATCCCTGAATATGGAGACTCACCCCACTCATGGCTATGGCTTCGATTGGACTCCAACAGAACGAACCGCGATTTCAGCCTTCAAGGAAACCCGTTTTTTCGGCGACGGGCACCGATATAGCTTTAATCACCGTTTTCCGCTGAGCAGTATTAGCTACTCTGATACCAAGAATGTATCGGTGTTGCCAAATCAATTCACAACTGTTGGCATCGGCACCGTCTATGATCTTTTTTATCCACTTTATTATCAAATTTGTGCTCAGAATCCTCAAATTTCGAGCCTATACCCTGATCTGGATACTTGTGCAAAAGCCGGGATTAGCCAACTTCCAATTTCGTCTAACGCCCTAGTGACCAGCGATTTTCTGAGATCGCAAGCCACAGTTCAACGCAACCAGCAATTGGCAATGGCCTTCCAAGGTTCTCGCAATTCGCTCACAGTGATGTTCAATCGGAACCAGAGCCAGTCCCTGCTTGCCTTCGCCGCCGTCAATGACGACTTCTCCCAGAACAACACTACTAGCATTCGGCAGCGGGGCGTCACTATCAGTCTTTCGCATCGCTTCAGCGGCCTCACAAATCTCAGCGTCATGGCCTCACGACAGGAAAGTACCGGAGCAGGCAGTAGCGACCTCAAGGCAAAAACTGCAATGTATCAGGCCAATCTCTCGTCACCGCTCGGTGCCAAGACAACAGGTAGCATCAGTGTCCGCCACACCGAGTTTGACAGCTCGACCAATCCCTATACCGAAAACGCGATTATCGGTACCGTTTCAGTTATTTTCTGA
- a CDS encoding XrtA-associated tyrosine autokinase has translation MSLIEQAAKRLEQLRQAGVELPDEPANIPVVPPASAINQSAPLVATEQLNSTNASKPTTYPPASAQTILNLEAISASGLLTPDAARSQLADEFRVIKRPLIANAMKRGTAPVLNGNLIMVTSALPGEGKSFSAINLAISIAMELDNTVMLVDADVARPSVLNMLGLPPAKGLLDVLEQNSVDISSVLLRTNIEKLSILPSGTPHPRATELLASDTMIRLLDDMASRYSDRIIVFDSPPLLLTTEARVLATHMGQVIIVVNAENTAQAAVKQAIATIESCPLKMMLLNQVRTSKTDGYGYGYGYGYGYGYGHEK, from the coding sequence ATGAGTCTGATAGAACAAGCTGCCAAGCGCCTCGAGCAACTTCGCCAAGCGGGCGTTGAACTCCCCGACGAACCTGCCAATATCCCAGTTGTTCCACCGGCGTCCGCTATTAACCAGTCAGCTCCCCTGGTCGCCACTGAACAGCTGAATTCAACGAATGCGTCAAAGCCTACAACGTATCCACCAGCTAGCGCGCAAACCATATTGAATCTTGAGGCTATTTCCGCATCTGGCCTACTGACGCCTGATGCCGCCCGCAGCCAACTTGCTGACGAGTTTCGCGTTATCAAGCGCCCGCTAATTGCCAACGCGATGAAGCGAGGTACTGCACCGGTACTCAATGGCAACCTGATTATGGTAACGAGCGCGCTACCAGGGGAGGGCAAAAGTTTTTCAGCGATTAATCTGGCAATAAGCATTGCCATGGAACTCGACAATACCGTCATGCTGGTCGATGCCGATGTGGCTCGACCTTCAGTGCTGAATATGCTCGGACTACCTCCAGCCAAAGGCTTACTCGACGTACTGGAACAGAACTCCGTCGATATCTCGAGCGTCTTGCTGCGTACAAATATCGAGAAGCTTTCCATCCTGCCTAGCGGCACGCCACATCCCCGAGCCACCGAACTGCTGGCAAGCGACACCATGATTCGCCTCCTTGACGACATGGCCAGCCGTTACAGTGATCGCATTATCGTCTTTGATTCCCCTCCCTTGCTACTGACCACTGAGGCACGTGTTCTTGCTACCCACATGGGTCAAGTCATCATAGTAGTTAATGCAGAAAACACAGCACAAGCAGCCGTCAAGCAAGCGATCGCCACTATTGAATCATGTCCGCTCAAGATGATGTTGCTTAATCAAGTTCGGACGTCCAAGACAGATGGGTACGGGTACGGGTACGGGTACGGGTACGGGTACGGGTACGGACATGAAAAATAA
- a CDS encoding XrtA system polysaccharide chain length determinant, which translates to MEEILRQALTILRATWKHRRLGMFAAWVVGAIAAGVILRIPNQFEASARIYVDTQSILRPLMSGLAVQPNIEQQIMMLSRTLISRPNIEKLIRMADLDLNVKNKAQQDALIDSLTGTLKIQSLGRDNLYTISHRDPDPAKAQRVVQALVSIFIESSLGDKRQDTDSARKFLEEQIRNYEKKLEQAENRLKEFKLRNIDLATSEGRSGIDRLSELTTQLNTARLQLREAEQSRDALRRQIVGEEPILLPEASGGELTISLPEIDGRIDVQKRNLDILLQRYTEQHPDIIGARRLIKDLEEQKRQELLARKKFAVANPGSSVSNNPVYQQLKVSLAEAEANTASLRARVSEYEERYKRTTAVMKTQPQLETEFSQLNRDYELDKKNYEQLVARRDSAELTGDLDSAGSMADFRLIDPPRASSTPVAPNRLLLFPLGLVFAIAGGLFVAFAASQIRPVFFDSKTLREATDLPVLGVVSLIQNDARRLKERTSLHRFLLATGGLVLSYAIGLGLLTYLAQRAT; encoded by the coding sequence ATGGAAGAAATTCTTCGCCAGGCCTTAACCATCTTGCGCGCGACCTGGAAACATCGTCGGCTCGGCATGTTTGCTGCATGGGTGGTCGGCGCCATTGCTGCCGGCGTAATTTTGCGCATCCCCAACCAGTTCGAGGCGTCTGCTCGCATCTATGTCGACACTCAATCGATTCTGAGGCCCTTGATGTCGGGACTTGCTGTTCAACCAAATATTGAACAGCAGATCATGATGCTGAGCCGAACTCTAATCAGCCGCCCGAATATTGAAAAATTGATCCGGATGGCCGATCTCGATTTGAATGTCAAAAACAAGGCGCAACAGGATGCGTTAATTGACTCGTTGACCGGCACACTGAAAATTCAGAGCCTGGGTCGAGACAATCTTTACACCATCTCACATCGAGATCCCGACCCGGCCAAGGCACAACGGGTTGTCCAAGCCCTTGTGTCAATTTTCATTGAATCCAGCCTCGGAGACAAACGCCAGGACACTGACTCTGCCCGAAAATTTCTTGAGGAACAGATTCGCAATTACGAGAAAAAGCTGGAGCAGGCCGAAAATCGTCTAAAAGAGTTCAAATTACGAAATATTGACCTAGCTACCAGCGAAGGTAGAAGTGGCATTGATCGATTAAGCGAACTGACTACCCAACTTAACACTGCTCGACTTCAACTTCGTGAGGCAGAACAGTCACGCGATGCCCTTCGTCGGCAGATTGTTGGTGAGGAACCAATCCTATTGCCGGAGGCATCCGGCGGAGAGTTGACAATTTCACTGCCAGAAATCGATGGTCGAATTGATGTCCAAAAACGAAATCTGGACATATTGCTTCAACGCTATACCGAACAGCATCCAGATATTATTGGTGCCCGGCGCTTGATTAAAGATCTTGAAGAGCAAAAGCGGCAGGAGCTTCTTGCTCGTAAAAAATTCGCAGTCGCAAATCCTGGCTCATCTGTCAGTAACAATCCCGTTTACCAGCAACTCAAGGTATCGCTTGCCGAAGCCGAGGCCAATACCGCTTCGCTGCGGGCTCGAGTCAGCGAATACGAAGAGCGCTATAAGCGTACGACTGCAGTCATGAAAACCCAGCCGCAGTTGGAAACGGAATTTTCCCAGCTAAACCGCGACTACGAACTCGACAAGAAAAACTACGAGCAACTGGTTGCTCGGCGAGACTCTGCCGAACTGACGGGTGACCTCGATTCAGCCGGTTCGATGGCTGACTTCCGCTTGATCGACCCTCCACGAGCATCCTCAACTCCCGTTGCTCCCAATCGATTGCTTCTTTTCCCACTCGGTCTAGTATTCGCGATTGCGGGTGGTCTTTTTGTGGCATTTGCAGCCAGCCAGATTCGCCCCGTTTTCTTCGACAGCAAGACACTGCGTGAGGCAACTGATTTACCAGTCCTAGGGGTAGTCTCGCTGATTCAAAATGATGCCCGTCGTCTCAAGGAGCGAACCAGCCTACATCGCTTCTTGCTTGCCACGGGCGGTTTGGTGCTGTCCTATGCGATAGGTTTGGGACTTCTTACGTACTTGGCCCAACGTGCCACCTGA
- a CDS encoding XrtA/PEP-CTERM system exopolysaccharide export protein, which translates to MSIANSKLVFATKLLIAFVFTWTLIGCSSNPPAPALAATADYSYKIGPGDNLNIVVWRNPELSMSVPVRPDGKMSSPLIDDLSAIGKDPTTLARDIEKELAKFIRDPVVTVIVTGFVGPYSEQIRVVGQATKPQVLAYKQKMTILDVMIAVGGITDFADGNRATILRTAENNAQYRVRLKDLIKNGDVSANVEMKPGDVVIIPQSWF; encoded by the coding sequence ATGTCTATAGCCAATTCCAAGTTGGTCTTTGCCACCAAGTTATTGATTGCTTTCGTCTTCACGTGGACGTTAATCGGGTGCAGTAGCAACCCTCCCGCCCCGGCGTTGGCAGCAACAGCCGACTACAGCTATAAAATCGGTCCGGGTGATAACCTTAATATTGTGGTCTGGCGCAACCCAGAACTCTCTATGAGCGTCCCTGTACGCCCCGATGGAAAGATGTCTTCGCCACTGATTGATGATCTTAGCGCCATAGGCAAGGATCCAACCACACTGGCCCGTGATATCGAAAAGGAACTCGCCAAGTTTATTCGCGATCCTGTCGTCACTGTTATCGTGACTGGATTTGTCGGTCCCTACAGTGAACAAATTCGCGTTGTTGGCCAAGCCACCAAGCCCCAGGTTCTTGCCTACAAGCAGAAGATGACGATTCTTGACGTCATGATCGCAGTTGGTGGCATTACTGATTTCGCTGATGGCAATCGAGCCACCATCCTTCGCACGGCTGAAAACAATGCTCAATACAGGGTGCGTCTCAAGGATCTGATCAAAAATGGTGATGTTTCCGCAAATGTGGAAATGAAACCGGGTGATGTTGTAATCATCCCGCAAAGCTGGTTTTAA
- a CDS encoding ABC transporter permease, with translation MRRLVSGRFSLALRNVFRHRSRTAATLLAIALGVSSMILAGGFVHDILAQLGEATIHSQTGHIQLAHQAYWESRSRASQEHMIDNPTAIAKILATEAGVEQVVKRINFVGVLNNGKRDIGIIGDGIEPDNERKVGSFMRYIEGRPLENVDEDGMVIGQGLARALNLNIGDRVTLVISLAEGAVNTQDFQIIGIFQSFSKEFDARAIRIPLVATQTLLDTQAVHVLVMTLDQTKETDRIAKAVSALVAQQGLQVFTWRELSDFYEKTVQLYDAQFGVLRLIIFLMVLLSVANSINMSLYERTREFGTVQAIGDRPQSVLELIMMESVVLGLIGAGLGMALGCALALIISTMGIPMPPPPNSNLGYMAQIKLDPLTVAFSGVIGSSATVLASIYPAYRASRIVIVDALRHGI, from the coding sequence ATGAGACGCTTGGTATCGGGCCGATTTTCGTTGGCGCTACGGAATGTTTTTCGTCACCGCTCCCGTACTGCGGCCACCTTGCTCGCAATCGCTCTAGGCGTTTCAAGCATGATATTGGCAGGAGGATTCGTTCATGACATCCTCGCCCAGCTAGGAGAGGCAACCATTCACTCTCAGACTGGACATATCCAGTTGGCGCATCAAGCCTATTGGGAAAGCCGATCACGTGCCTCACAGGAACACATGATTGATAACCCGACCGCCATTGCAAAAATACTCGCCACAGAAGCCGGTGTAGAACAGGTAGTGAAAAGAATCAATTTTGTGGGCGTGCTCAACAACGGAAAACGAGACATCGGCATAATTGGGGATGGCATAGAACCAGACAACGAGCGCAAAGTTGGCAGTTTCATGCGTTACATAGAAGGGCGCCCGCTCGAAAACGTCGACGAAGATGGGATGGTGATCGGCCAAGGCTTAGCTCGAGCTCTGAATTTGAATATTGGGGACCGAGTTACCCTAGTCATCAGTTTGGCCGAGGGGGCCGTGAACACACAGGACTTTCAGATCATCGGGATCTTTCAAAGTTTTTCGAAGGAATTTGATGCCAGGGCGATAAGAATTCCTCTTGTAGCCACACAAACATTGCTCGACACTCAAGCAGTTCACGTCTTGGTAATGACGCTAGATCAAACGAAGGAAACTGATCGCATTGCCAAAGCCGTTAGCGCTTTGGTGGCACAACAAGGACTACAGGTTTTCACGTGGCGAGAGCTTTCGGATTTTTACGAAAAAACCGTTCAACTCTACGATGCACAGTTTGGTGTACTCCGCTTAATTATCTTTTTAATGGTTCTACTCAGTGTCGCCAACAGCATCAACATGTCCCTGTACGAGCGCACGAGAGAATTTGGAACAGTACAAGCTATTGGCGATAGGCCACAATCCGTGCTCGAATTGATTATGATGGAGTCAGTTGTACTTGGCCTCATTGGCGCCGGATTAGGCATGGCCCTCGGTTGCGCTTTAGCGCTGATCATTTCAACCATGGGAATACCAATGCCCCCTCCTCCCAACTCAAATCTTGGCTACATGGCCCAGATCAAACTTGATCCTTTAACTGTCGCTTTTTCTGGAGTAATCGGCTCTAGTGCCACCGTTTTGGCTTCCATCTACCCTGCATACCGTGCAAGCAGAATCGTTATAGTTGATGCCCTGCGCCATGGCATATAG
- a CDS encoding ABC transporter permease: protein MINFVTEVRIAARNLKRNRNRTLIGVLTIACGLIAYLLAGGFIEWIFESMRESTIRSQLGHVQIVRPGYMEKGIADPYNFLLPAKSIEFEKIKDFPEVVSVAQRLAFSGLISHGETTISFIGEGIEPDKEEVISSHIHIRSGSNVSIADQREVLLGSGLAKKLGVNPGDTVVLLVTAANGTPNAIEAKVSGAFVTAVKEFDDNALRLPIEISRKLMRVQGSTSWVLLLNDTTQTLQTVTRLRSTLPITNFEAIPWSDLADFYNKTVVLFGKQINLMRAIIAIIIVLTISNTQTMSVLERTTEIGTILATGLHRSGILRMFILEGALIGSIGGVFGIFLGFGIAEILSLIGIPMPPAPGMDTGFTAQILVTPRLAVHALVLAIATTLIASAVPAWKASRMNIVNALRCNQ from the coding sequence ATGATCAATTTTGTTACAGAGGTGCGAATTGCTGCTCGCAATCTCAAGCGCAACAGAAATCGGACCCTGATCGGGGTACTTACGATCGCATGTGGCCTCATTGCGTATCTGCTTGCCGGTGGATTTATTGAGTGGATATTTGAAAGCATGCGCGAATCAACAATACGATCGCAATTAGGCCATGTTCAAATTGTACGGCCAGGATATATGGAGAAAGGAATTGCAGACCCCTACAACTTCTTGCTCCCTGCAAAATCAATCGAATTTGAAAAAATCAAGGACTTTCCAGAGGTTGTTAGCGTTGCTCAACGCCTTGCGTTTAGTGGGCTGATTAGCCATGGAGAAACTACAATTAGTTTCATTGGCGAAGGCATTGAACCAGACAAGGAAGAGGTGATTAGTAGCCACATCCACATCCGCTCAGGAAGCAATGTCAGCATAGCAGATCAGCGTGAAGTCCTTCTGGGGAGCGGGTTAGCAAAAAAACTGGGGGTAAATCCGGGGGACACTGTCGTTTTGCTCGTCACAGCTGCAAACGGCACCCCAAATGCCATTGAAGCCAAGGTTTCCGGAGCATTCGTCACCGCAGTGAAAGAGTTTGATGACAATGCACTTCGCCTTCCAATTGAGATATCCCGGAAACTAATGCGAGTGCAGGGCTCGACGTCATGGGTACTCCTCCTCAACGATACGACGCAAACCCTACAGACTGTGACGCGACTACGGTCAACCCTTCCAATAACAAATTTTGAAGCAATCCCCTGGAGCGATCTCGCAGATTTTTACAATAAAACAGTTGTTCTGTTTGGGAAACAGATCAATTTGATGCGTGCCATCATTGCCATCATCATCGTTCTGACAATATCAAATACTCAAACCATGAGTGTACTTGAGAGAACTACGGAAATTGGAACAATATTAGCCACCGGACTACACCGGTCAGGGATACTTCGCATGTTTATCCTTGAAGGCGCTCTCATCGGGTCAATCGGCGGAGTTTTTGGAATTTTTCTTGGATTCGGAATCGCCGAAATTTTGTCCCTGATTGGAATCCCGATGCCTCCCGCGCCGGGCATGGATACTGGCTTCACAGCCCAGATTCTCGTTACTCCTAGGCTTGCGGTGCATGCACTCGTATTGGCTATTGCCACTACGTTAATAGCCAGCGCAGTGCCTGCCTGGAAAGCTAGTCGCATGAATATTGTAAACGCTTTACGGTGCAACCAATGA
- a CDS encoding ThiF family adenylyltransferase, with amino-acid sequence MQVFNYDEAFSRNIGWVTDDEQQKLRRSHIAIGGLGGVGGVHLLTLARLGIGRFSIADFDVFDVVNFNRQVGATVSSLQRQKIDVLAEMALDINPEINLRSFPLGVQQNSLEEFLEGVDVYVDGLDFFAFSARRLTFAACERKKIPVVTAAPLGMGAALLVFGPGGMPYEDYFGFEGCDELEMSIRFLVGLSPAMLQRGYVADMSRINLAERRGPSSIAACQLCAGVAAVATLKLLLGREGVKLAPWGSQFDAYRMRLSRTWRPGGYRNPLQRLTRLLVRQQLAAGVRE; translated from the coding sequence ATGCAAGTCTTCAATTATGACGAAGCGTTTTCCAGAAATATTGGATGGGTTACTGATGATGAGCAACAAAAACTACGTCGTTCTCACATTGCAATAGGTGGTCTTGGAGGGGTCGGTGGCGTGCATCTCCTAACGCTGGCTCGCTTGGGGATTGGTCGGTTTTCGATTGCTGATTTCGATGTTTTTGACGTGGTTAATTTTAATCGTCAGGTAGGTGCCACAGTCAGTAGTTTGCAGCGACAGAAGATAGATGTCTTGGCCGAAATGGCGTTGGATATTAATCCGGAAATTAATCTCAGATCTTTTCCGTTAGGAGTGCAGCAGAATTCTCTAGAGGAATTTCTTGAGGGGGTTGATGTTTACGTCGATGGATTGGATTTTTTTGCTTTTTCGGCTCGCCGGTTGACGTTTGCGGCATGCGAGCGAAAAAAAATCCCTGTTGTAACTGCGGCTCCATTGGGAATGGGGGCTGCCTTACTCGTATTTGGCCCAGGGGGCATGCCGTATGAGGACTATTTCGGGTTTGAGGGGTGCGATGAATTAGAAATGTCCATCCGTTTTCTTGTTGGGCTATCGCCAGCGATGCTTCAGCGTGGATATGTGGCTGATATGAGCAGGATTAACTTGGCTGAGCGGCGGGGACCTTCAAGCATTGCTGCTTGTCAACTCTGCGCCGGGGTAGCTGCAGTAGCAACGCTCAAACTCCTCCTTGGAAGAGAAGGCGTCAAACTAGCGCCATGGGGAAGTCAGTTTGACGCCTATCGGATGCGGTTAAGTCGAACCTGGCGACCAGGGGGCTACCGAAATCCGCTACAGCGACTTACTCGCCTATTGGTTCGCCAGCAACTGGCGGCAGGTGTTAGGGAATGA
- a CDS encoding nitroreductase family protein, which produces MTRDITLRILDLARWAPSGDNTQPWRFEIISDNEIMIHGCDTRSWCLYDFDGHASHIAHGALLETLRIAASGFGAQTSWTLNPNSTDKEPIYKVQLVYPIEKSADPLFSFIEQRTVQRRVMGTKPLTAIQRNALTAAAGKDYELRFFDSLGDRFRVAKLLWANARIRLTCPEAFEVHRQIIEWGVRYSKDLIPEQAVGVDPMTARLMQWVMQDWKRVDFFNRYLFGTILPRIQLDFLPALQCSSHILLRPKSSLEGLIDYVNAGIVMQRVWLTATALGLHLQPQMTPVIFRWYTQAGKKFSALAGVDQQAKVLTTRFDSLVQTQSDDPIAFFCRVGHSKTPASRSLRKDIGDLLISDEFPREEKL; this is translated from the coding sequence GTGACTCGAGACATTACTCTACGTATTCTTGATTTGGCTCGCTGGGCACCGAGCGGAGATAATACGCAACCTTGGCGATTCGAGATAATTTCAGATAATGAAATCATGATTCACGGTTGCGATACACGTTCTTGGTGTCTATATGACTTCGACGGGCATGCTAGCCATATCGCTCATGGTGCCTTACTTGAAACTTTGCGTATTGCTGCCTCCGGGTTTGGCGCTCAAACTAGCTGGACACTGAATCCCAATTCCACGGATAAAGAGCCTATTTATAAGGTTCAACTGGTTTATCCGATTGAAAAATCAGCCGATCCGCTATTCTCATTTATTGAGCAACGGACCGTTCAGCGTCGCGTCATGGGCACAAAACCGCTGACAGCCATTCAGCGTAACGCGCTTACTGCCGCAGCAGGAAAAGACTACGAACTAAGGTTTTTCGATTCTCTAGGTGATCGATTTCGTGTTGCCAAGTTGCTCTGGGCAAATGCTCGTATTCGCCTAACTTGCCCAGAGGCCTTCGAAGTGCACCGCCAGATAATCGAATGGGGGGTTCGTTACAGCAAAGATCTCATACCGGAACAGGCTGTCGGTGTCGATCCGATGACAGCAAGGCTAATGCAATGGGTGATGCAGGACTGGAAACGCGTTGATTTTTTCAATCGTTATCTTTTTGGGACGATTCTTCCACGCATCCAGCTTGATTTCTTGCCTGCTCTGCAATGTAGTTCGCATATCCTTCTGCGGCCCAAGTCAAGTCTTGAGGGTTTGATTGATTATGTCAATGCAGGCATTGTCATGCAACGGGTCTGGCTTACTGCAACTGCCCTTGGGCTCCACCTTCAACCGCAGATGACACCAGTAATCTTTCGCTGGTATACCCAAGCGGGAAAAAAATTCTCGGCACTGGCTGGCGTTGATCAGCAGGCAAAAGTCTTAACAACGCGTTTCGACTCCCTGGTACAAACACAATCCGACGACCCAATTGCTTTTTTTTGCCGTGTCGGCCACTCGAAAACACCTGCGTCCCGTTCATTGCGCAAAGATATTGGCGATTTGTTGATCTCAGATGAGTTCCCTCGAGAAGAGAAGCTTTGA